The following proteins are encoded in a genomic region of Syngnathoides biaculeatus isolate LvHL_M chromosome 15, ASM1980259v1, whole genome shotgun sequence:
- the orc3 gene encoding origin recognition complex subunit 3 produces the protein MSTTSSVSTGCFVFKPKSKKKKKTSPSLDDYFTRGCEDAETSDIRFRLFHELWNKIKTDTELLQDELNRQILDSLLDFTRKCSSTRQDDHWASQMRASEIPTAALMLGVNMPDHDMTFQSLSELLQQSVTPHVACVQAKECAALKHLMKRVLERLMHTVVATAADDEEEEEQEEVAIKQGMTPLHKSVHCSLSVLSKWYNTQTKKSSTPGKKRSSPSKDHRPPVVIIFKDFEAFNQKVLQKFILICSRYIECLPLMFIFGIATSPSTIQHMLPHSVSSLLCIELFQSLSCTQHLSTVMDKLILTSKFPFKMTGRVMQVLISLFLYHDFSVRNFIKGVQMALLEHFHSQPLSILCCSKQEALRNVAHLNHESLERIRQLPSFSRYLDKQESQEQVGLLKEDAHLKEVCQKLIKELHEYHKKYYPTLRCLHALTSSLPRYPLGKQIRELHLICLEKNVWETEDYQSAMKLLKMLAKDELIALLQRCVEILQPPNSKMKSALVQLEDMLSKFKQLDGASEVMTCDDEIPISPMKNLKKTDLYQLQKALLEMNESRRRKKCSPFENLRSEAVTFIDNLVKSHLSPPESQTLNEVCYYSSSSSVRRYLNATPRTSIQAALSSPYYYLRNESLKTDDGSVSNAAPDICIVYKLHSECGRLINLYDWMQAFSTVVSAAEGNDPNSDNFGKVDDVKHARFIRAVSELEFLGFIKSTKQKTDHVARLTWGGC, from the exons ATGTCCACCACCTCGTCAGTGTCAACG ggttgttttgttttcaagccaaaatccaagaagaagaagaaaacatcccCCAGTTTAG ACGACTATTTCACTCGTGGTTGTGAAGATGCTGAGACCAGTGACATACGGTTCAGACTCTTTCATGAACTATGGAACAAGATTAAAACGGATACAGAG CTTTTGCAGGATGAGCTCAACAGGCAAATCCTGGACAGCTTGCTGGACTTCACCAGAAAGTGCTCCTCCACTCGCCAAGACGACCACTGGGCTTCCCAGATGAGGGCCAGCGAGATTCCTACAGCGGCGCTAATGCTTG GGGTGAACATGCCTGACCACGATATGACCTTCCAGAGTCTGTCTGAGCTGCTTCAGCAGTCAGTCACACCTCACGTGGCCTGTGTCCAAGCCAAAGAGTGTGCAG ctttgaaGCACTTGATGAAGAGGGTATTGGAGCGATTGATGCACACGGTGGTTGCTACTGCTGCtgatgatgaggaagaagaagagcaggaagaggttgcaataaagcagggcaTGACTCCGCTACACAAAAGCGTGCACTGCTCCCTGAGTGTGCTCTCCAAATGgtacaacacacaaacaaag aaatccagcactcctgggaaAAAGCGCAGTTCTCCAAGTAAAGACCATCGTCCCCCGGTTGTCAttattttcaaagattttgAAGCCTTCAACCAAAAAGTTCTTCAGAAATTCATTCTCATCTGCAG TCGATACATCGAGTGTCTTCCCCTCATGTTCATATTCGGCATTGCCACGTCGCCGAGCACCATCCAGCACATGCTGCCCCACTCAGTGTCGTCACTGTTGTGCATCGAGCTCTTCCAGTCTCTGTCGTGCACTCAGCACCTTTCCACTGTCATGGATAAG TTGATCCTGACATCAAAGTTCCCTTTTAAGATGACTGGCAGAGTGATGCAGGTGCTGATTAGCCTCTTCCTCTATCACGACTTCTCTGTGCGAAACTTCATCAAGGGTGTGCAG ATGGCCCTCCTGGAGCACTTCCACTCACAACCTCTCAGCATCCTGTGCTGCAGCAAGCAGGAAGCACTGCGTAATGTTGCGCATCTCAACCACGAGAGCCTGGAGAGGATCAGGCAGCTGCCTTCGTTCAGCAG GTATCTTGACAAGCAAGAATCCCAAGAGCAGGTTGGACTGTTAAAAGAGGATGCTCACTTAAAG GAGGTTTGCCAAAAGCTGATAAAGGAACTGCATGAATACCACAAGAAGTATTATCCCACCCTGAGGTGTCTTCATGCTTTGACCTCCTCGCTGCCTCGCTATCCCCTTGGAAAACAG ATCCGGGAGCTCCATTTAATTTGCCTGGAGAAGAATGTTTGGGAGACGGAGGATTATCAGTCAGCCATGAAGCTTCTTAA GATGTTGGCCAAAGACGAACTGATCGCTTTGCTCCAAAGATGCGTGGAGATTCTGCAGCCCCCCAACTCAAAGATGAAGAGCGCCCTAGTCCAGTTGGAAGACATGCTCAGCAAATTTAAGCAGTTGGACG GGGCCAGTGAGGTGATGACATGTGACGATGAGATCCCGATTTCACCTATGAAGAACCTTAAGAAAACTGACCTGTACCAGCTGCAGAAG GCTCTTCTGGAGATGAACGAGTCTAGAAGAAGGAAGAAATGCAGTCCCTTTGAGAATCTGCGAAGTGAAGCGGTCACATTTATCGACAACCTCGTAAA GAGTCACCTGTCTCCTCCAGAGTCCCAGacgctgaatgaagtgtgctaCTACAGCTCTTCGTCGTCTGTGAGACGCTACCTTAACGCCACACCCCGCACCTCCATTCAGGCCGCACTCAGCAGCCCCTACTATTATCTTCGG AATGAAAGCCTAAAAACAGATGACGGGAGTGTTTCCAACGCGGCGCCTGACATCTGCATCGTTTACAAGCTGCACTCGGAGTGTGGCCGCCTCATCAATCTCTACGACTGGATGCAA GCCTTCTCTACTGTGGTGTCTGCAGCGGAGGGCAATGATCCAAATTCGGACAACTTTGGCAAAGTGGATGATGTCAAACA TGCTCGGTTCATCCGGGCTGTGTCAGAGCTGGAATTTTTGGGGTTCATAAAGTCCACCAAGCAGAAGACAGACCATGTGGCCCGACTCACTTGGGGAGGATGCTGA
- the znf292a gene encoding zinc finger protein 292a: MAEGETEREYDTRKANDDLRGRFHGLTVALRESSQSPLEASLIFCQEFCQALVDYAGRWKTDEDPLPLLEVYTVAVLSFANATSCLSPECENVPLLLEKLTLSCAELVLLLPQHIPGALWEEFQSSMKLAHSLLQESGSAQLRPLFALAQQDGIWSNTTLSSILSNTIPQTEQVHEYLELEGPTLLSMRIKHLIKVDSADKAAALAKMCSEYPGYEGKGNFKQTYLLCICMTKSQEQLMEEISSIDCKDALEMICNLESEGDEKGAQCLCSAFLKRQLLQGDVYCAWELTLFWSKLLMRLECSADSFLSHSKEMALLCRSVCHILFLIKVIQNEVGEVGLPVCVEMCIQALKMTSSDHTDSKSTICKTISCILPTDLEVKRACQLTEFLLQPTVDSYYAVESLYNEPDQKPEEDGSLPVPNSLRCELLLALKTEWPFDPEFWDWKTLKCNCLALMGEEAAIVSSIDTLNDTDEQEVESTHGKLPDYRDLEDFLLNTTNELNEITDEKEKNREAKKLREQGFVSARFRNWRAYMQYCVLCDKEFLGHRIVRHAQKHFKDGVYLCPICADSFDSKEVLEPHVASHVKQSCKERLAAMKTARKGIKLPQSPKSMKCFPTAINTPVNNDSQTGVQSVNVEQTTSVPQISQDCFCPVKNCSKAFKFFRNLMAHVRSHKDDEEAMRFLEIQKQKVVCQYCRRQFVNVRHLNDHLQMHCGSKPYICIQLGCKANFNSNSELHMHRKTHSEFKAQCMFPNCGEIFSEAYLLYDHEAQHYLTYTCPTDDCGKIFYSQAQFLSHQQVHNTNNTVNNVVVIHENPPVIPRVEMPQENMASQEDTHSAVVCLDKGNSHAFTKEASKGNTSPCSSPEVAKDLIPVRVKHSIENMLNSVGHIQLKDPDKCYTPLTNPSSAPADLKAAPETSHAHQEIVEEANIPLYPVPSAITLMASPPGEGHKNIQADEFQKATPQIISPTQIKIEIPSTEIPSSLPGYTPRMPAVSSNGENLHSCPHNECTRAYSTNKSLSRHVKKQHPEIFEDWKLAKKYNKVAKITAKKAPTGVAARKQYPNGDSKIPNQPPNQQGPLCNKPGMDQIDYPAACSTSPSQCYPGSMDPVPITPMVNPTVYASWGSSTNTGEPSQPDVSQSWSSPPMNSCYPDTFNMNEYPSRSYPQWQPDPYPTTASLPAEREPSMAALQGSVGSHGPSDSSLMSQYLSSSLMLDNGGQMHNGVNQYGLMPPDGRSVSVDGKKTNRNLAGQSDNGDSVSTIHSLPEGSYHIPYPQSDKSVSQSSPVDVPMKCLSPEAQETSKESTKLIKTENIAVSGYEHMDNAVDGMLNPQTITTTDFNFEGDCTNVECEATDDKDEGEGQKAKRGKLSKRTKWPAIIKDGKVICRRCFREFTSTKSLGGHLSKRSQCRPLDEIDLTADLPTSFLDFLNDPHLPETNGSIFNLANGDFPQDSCTLTPLNSSMALKQEPQHTNITDFSNISAADLESNQEKAGGLSYTAPDPPHQEDHLMEISNAFQRLDLIEAAQEKMRGNLSLEQNLIRCDTTSDRKKSKPMPTKKDDKVLAKISKPFKCVKEDCEYSFMTKEALFRHLNKMHDYTAGMIEELKRSPSKLSPYFCQICSKTFTRTTGLRIHYEKVHRLSKAEAQKYKISARNGRQAVQSNDISCTREADPDTSGVTKPTVSFPYIKQEPLDIEIEPQTDSGDKSEAPQIAPPGNPVNDALPHATSTVTCLPLTESYLDGRPLVESMQADLETSQEQLTLAVACPDSQQKFGLTENCDLMKQREHPTVSKIREPKFSLPTGSALSSPEKPSSSKSTPNQEEVHKKLQKRIGLKMCDADNAFSPYRPYRCVHEGCTAAFTIQHNLILHYRAMHQSSLPPSKGESSPEKMSVPNGQESYDITGKDHEVRCQVKNCSRVFMGVTRLLQHYLLLHKFTRDKATSMMASMAIGTFNCDRPECALPFSSVDKYIEHIKNFHKEIAISESGSVDTTFKCEYEGCERFYSTKSNLLRHLIKKHEYVYNPKSSDGRRNRSLVLFPAMNNGKENVENKFKMKKKNLKKKDGKIFEHWTNFGKPTLKTHDEASAMCIKKWPLQYPCMLIGCDTIEEAEKSIFKHYVTHGLTERYIEDQRSQFIFCKKYRFKDADKPEGGSCTSSEETEPEEGDKSTELNIEEEVEKMGPEDSKLSNDESVESQVSTGTEGGVKRGRPRKPVNPTPACPERMQTLRNRTTVSSSRENSNPGTPVAQEQQEEANTMPSFKPLGLEDSFLKFLETSESAHPCKRKLNDKPTVELPSKRRPTHKQRTALRTKTSDYFRGCEKLVDFRNPHNLKSVSNVKIVMDKTFSNGADLLLKQLQYMKPMVMIKKWLYSGS; encoded by the exons ATGGCGGAGGGGGAGACGGAGAGGGAATATGACACACGGAAAGCGAACGACGATCTCCGCGGCCGCTTCCACGGTTTAACGGTGGCCCTGAGGGAGAGCTCGCAGTCGCCGCTCGAAGCTTCGCTGATTTTCTGCCAGGAGTTTTGCCAG GCCCTGGTGGATTATGCGGGCCGTTGGAAAACCGATGAGGATCCACTGCCTTTGCTGGAGGTCTACACTGTGGCTGTCCTCAGCTTCGCCAATGCCACCTCCTGTCTCTCCCCCGAATGTGAAAATGTGCCACTCCTACTTGAAAAGTTAACATT GAGCTGTGCGGAGCTGGTACTCTTACTGCCCCAGCACATCCCTGGTGCCTTATGGGAGGAGTTTCAGTCCTCCATGAAG TTGGCACACAGCCTTTTGCAGGAAAGTGGGAGTGCACAGCTTCGCCCTCTTTTTGCTCTGGCACAGCAAGATGGCATCTGGTCCAACACCACACTCAGCAGCATCTTGTCCAACACGATCCCTCAAACTGAGCAAG TTCACGAGTATCTTGAGTTGGAAGGTCCCACGCTTCTCAGCATGCGCATAAAGCACCTTATCAAAGTAGACAGTGCTGATAAAGCAGCAGCCCTAGCAAAGATGTGCTCAGAGTATCCAGGGTATGAAGGAAAAGGGAACTTCAAACAAACCTACTTGCTCTGCATTTGCATGACCAAAAGTCAGGAGCAACTCATGGAAGAG ATATCATCAATAGACTGCAAAGATGCTCTGGAAATGATCTGTAACTTGGAGTCAGAAGGAGATGAGAAAGGAGCACAGTGCTTATGTTCTGCCTTTCTTAAGCGACAACTTCTCCAAGGAGACGTTTATTGTGCCTG GGAACTGACATTGTTCTGGAGTAAGCTACTCATGCGTTTGGAGTGTTCGGCCGACTCCTTCCTCAGCCACAGCAAAGAAATGGCTCTTCTCTGCAGAAGTGTCTGTCACATTTTATTCCTTATTAAAGTCATCCAGAATGAG GTTGGTGAAGTGGGGCTTCCGGTTTGCGTGGAAATGTGCATTCAAGCTCTGAAAATGACCTCAAGTGACCATACGGATAGCAAGTCGACGATCTGCAAGACTATTTCCTGCATCTTGCCAACAGATCTTGAAGTAAAGCGCGCATGCCAGCTGACTGAATTCCTCCTCCAACCTACTGTTGACTCTTATTACGCTGTTGAGTCACTCTACAACGAACCGGATCAAAAGCCTGAGGAGGATGGGAGTCTGCCGGTGCCCAATTCCTTACGCTGTGAGTTACTGCTGGCCTTAAAGACAGAGTGGCCTTTTGATCCAGAGTTCTGGGACTGGAAAACCTTGAAATGCAATTGCTTGGCACTGATGGGTGAGGAAGCAGCGATCGTGTCATCTATTGACACGCTTAACGACACAGATGAACAAGAGGTGGAAAGTACACATGGAAAACTCCCAGACTACAGAGACCTGGAGGACTTTCTATTAAACACTACAAATGAACTCAACGAAATcacagatgaaaaagaaaaaaacagagaagCAAAGAAACTCCGGGAGCAAGGATTTGTATCGGCTCGTTTCCGAAACTGGCGAGCCTACATGCAGTATTGTGTTCTGTGTGACAAGGAGTTCTTGGGTCACAGAATAGTTCGGCACGCTCAGAAGCATTTTAAGGATGGAGTGTATCTGTGTCCTATTTGTGCAGACAGCTTTGATAGTAAGGAGGTTTTAGAGCCACATGTAGCATCTCATGTCAAGCAGTCTTGTAAAGAGCGACTTGCTGCTATGAAAACCGCAAGAAAGGGGATAAAACTACCGCAGTCTCCTAAAAGTATGAAATGTTTTCCCACAGCAATTAATACTCCTGTCAATAATGACTCACAAACTGGTGTCCAATCAGTGAACGTTGAACAAACTACGTCTGTCCCACAAATAAGTCAAGATTGCTTCTGCCCCGTTAAAAATTGCTCCAAAGCATTCAAGTTTTTCCGCAACCTCATGGCTCATGTCAGGTCGCACAAAGACGACGAAGAGGCCATGAGGTTTTTGGAGATACAGAAACAAAAAGTGGTGTGCCAGTATTGCAGGCGGCAGTTTGTCAATGTCCGACATCTAAATGATCATTTGCAAATGCACTGCGGCAGTAAACCATACATATGCATACAACTGGGTTGCAAGGCCAACTTTAATTCAAATTCCGAACTTCACATGCATAGGAAAACACACTCAGAATTTAAGGCCCAGTGTATGTTTCCGAACTGTGGGGAGATTTTCAGCGAGGCTTACCTTTTGTACGATCACGAGGCTCAACATTACCTTACCTACACCTGCCCGACAGATGACTGTGGTAAAATATTCTACTCGCAGGCTCAATTCTTATCTCACCAACAGGTTCACAATACCAACAATACAGTCAACAATGTGGTAGTCATACATGAGAACCCTCCCGTCATTCCCAGAGTTGAAATGCCACAGGAGAATATGGCATCCCAAGAAGACACGCATTCTGCTGTTGTTTGCCTTGATAAAGGTAATTCACATGCGTTCACAAAAGAAGCATCAAAGGGAAACACATCGCCATGCAGTTCCCCAGAAGTTGCTAAAGACCTCATTCCTGTGAGAGTCAAACATTCGATTGAAAACATGTTGAATTCTGTGGGGCATATCCAACTGAAAGATCCAGACAAATGTTACACTCCACTCACAAATCCGAGCTCAGCACCAGCTGACTTGAAAGCAGCCCCTGAGACTTCGCATGCTCACCAGGAAATAGTAGAGGAAGCAAACATTCCCCTCTACCCTGTCCCCAGTGCTATCACTCTCATGGCAAGTCCACCGGGCGAaggtcataaaaacatacaagcCGATGAGTTTCAGAAAGCAACACCGCAAATTATTTCTCCCACCCAAATCAAGATAGAAATTCCTTCGACAGAAATCCCTTCTTCACTGCCTGGATACACACCAAGAATGCCGGCTGTATCCAGTAACGGGGAAAACCTGCACAGCTGCCCACATAATGAGTGTACAAGGGCTTACAGTACCAACAAAAGTTTGTCGAGACATGTGAAGAAGCAACATCCTGAAATCTTCGAGGACTGGAAGTTAGCCAAGAAATACAACAAAGTGGCCAAAATTACAGCAAAAAAGGCACCAACTGGAGTAGCTGCACGCAAACAGTATCCCAACGGTGACAGCAAGATTCCAAATCAGCCACCAAATCAGCAAGGACCTCTTTGTAACAAACCTGGGATGGATCAAATCGATTACCCCGCAGCATGTTCAACCTCACCTTCTCAGTGTTATCCTGGGTCAATGGACCCTGTGCCCATCACTCCAATGGTCAACCCCACAGTGTATGCATCCTGGGGGAGTTCCACCAATACCGGGGAACCCAGTCAGCCCGATGTGTCCCAGTCCTGGTCTTCACCCCCAATGAACAGCTGCTACCCAGATACCTTCAACATGAATGAGTACCCCTCCCGCAGCTATCCTCAGTGGCAGCCTGATCCCTATCCAACCACAGCTTCACTCCCAGCTGAAAGAGAGCCCTCAATGGCAGCTTTACAAGGATCAGTTGGGTCTCACGGTCCTTCAGATTCAAGTTTGATGTCCCAATACTTATCCAGTTCATTGATGCTTGACAATGGAGGGCAAATGCACAATGGCGTAAATCAATATGGACTAATGCCTCCCGATGGCAGGAGTGTTTCAGTGgatggaaagaaaacaaatagaAACTTGGCAGGACAGTCAGATAATGGGGACAGCGTGTCTACAATTCACAGTCTACCTGAAGGAAGTTACCACATTCCCTACCCTCAGAGTGATAAGTCAGTGAGTCAGAGTTCACCTGTTGACGTTCCCATGAAATGTCTGAGTCCAGAGGCCCAAGAGACATCGAAAGAGTcaacaaaattaattaaaacagaaaacataGCAGTGTCTGGATATGAACATATGGACAACGCTGTGGATGGCATGCTTAACCCACAAACCATCACCACGACTGACTTCAATTTTGAAGGGGACTGTACTAATGTGGAATGCGAAGCTACTGATGATAAAGATGAGGGTGAGGGCCAAAAAGCAAAACGTGGTAAGCTAAGCAAGCGAACCAAATGGCCAGCAATTATAAAGGACGGAAAAGTCATTTGTAGGAGGTGCTTCAGAGAGTTCACAAGCACAAAGTCTCTCGGAGGTCATCTGTCCAAACGGTCACAGTGCAGGCCTTTAGATGAAATTGATCTGACTGCAGATCTGCCGACATCATTTCTTGATTTTCTCAATGACCCACATCTCCCAGAAACTAATGGATCCATTTTTAACTTGGCAAATGGTGATTTCCCACAGGATTCATGTACCTTGACCCCTCTAAATTCTTCCATGGCATTGAAACAAGAACCCCAACATACAAATATAACTGACTTCTCAAACATTTCTGCTGCTGACCTTGAAAGTAATCAAGAGAAAGCAGGAGGGCTTTCTTACACTGCTCCTGATCCTCCTCATCAAGAGGATCATTTGATGGAAATATCCAATGCCTTTCAAAGGTTGGATTTAATTGAAGCTGCCCAAGAAAAGATGCGGGGTAATTTGTCCTTAGAGCAAAATCTCATCCGTTGTGATACAACCTCCGACCGTAAAAAAAGCAAACCCATGCCAACCAAGAAAGATGACAAGGTTTTGGCAAAAATTTCCAAACCTTTTAAATGCGTCAAGGAAGATTGTGAGTACTCATTCATGACAAAGGAGGCATTATTcagacatttaaataaaatgcacGATTACACCGCTGGTATGATTGAAGAACTGAAACGAAGTCCATCCAAATTGTCTCCTTACTTTTGCCAGATTTGCTCCAAAACCTTCACAAGAACAACGGGCTTGAGAATTCACTATGAGAAGGTCCATCGATTAtcaaaggcagaagcacaaaagtaCAAGATAAGTGCTCGAAATGGTCGACAAGCTGTTCAATCAAATGATATTTCGTGCACAAGGGAGGCTGATCCTGACACAAGTGGTGTCACCAAACCCACTGTTAGCTTTCCGTATATTAAACAAGAGCCCCTCGACATTGAAATTGAACCTCAAACTGACAGTGGAGACAAATCAGAAGCTCCTCAAATTGCTCCACCAGGAAATCCTGTAAATGATGCCCTCCCACATGCAACATCAACTGTCACCTGTTTGCCATTGACTGAAAGTTATTTAGATGGTAGACCGTTGGTTGAGAGCATGCAGGCAGATCTTGAAACGTCCCAGGAGCAGCTGACTCTGGCAGTTGCATGTCCAGATAGCCAACAGAAATTTGGTTTAACAGAGAATTGTGATCTCATGAAACAAAGAGAACATCCCACAGTCAGCAAAATAAGAGAACCTAAATTCAGCCTTCCAACTGGCTCTGCCTTATCGTCCCCAGAAAAACCAAGCAGCTCCAAAAGCACACCTAATCAAGAGGAAGTCCACAAAAAGCTTCAAAAAAGAATTGGGCTCAAAATGTGTGATGCTGACAACGCCTTCAGTCCCTATAGACCATATCGCTGTGTTCACGAAGGATGTACTGCTGCATTCACAATCCAGCACAATTTGATCCTTCATTACCGAGCCATGCATCAGTCGTCTCTACCCCCGAGCAAAGGAGAGAGCAGTCCCGAGAAGATGAGCGTACCAAATGGCCAAGAGAGCTATGACATTACAGGTAAAGATCACGAAGTCAGATGTCAAGTGAAAAACTGCTCACGGGTGTTCATGGGAGTCACAAGGTTATTGCAGCATTACCTTTTGCTTCACAAATTCACCCGCGATAAAGCCACCTCAATGATGGCCAGCATGGCCATAGGGACCTTCAACTGTGATCGGCCTGAGTGCGCGCTCCCCTTCAGCTCAGTGGACAAGTACATCGAGCACATAAAAAATTTTCACAAAGAAATTGCCATCTCGGAGAGTGGCTCAGTCGATACCACATTTAAGTGTGAGTATGAGGGATGCGAACGCTTTTACTCCACAAAGTCTAATCTTCTTCGCCACCTGATAAAAAAGCATGAATATGTCTATAATCCAAAATCAAGTGATGGAAGAAGGAATAGATCCTTAGTGCTGTTCCCAGCAATGAACaacggaaaagaaaatgtggaaaacaaattcaaaatgaagaagaaaaatctaAAGAAGAAAGATGGGAAGATCTTTGAACATTGGACCAATTTTGGGAAGCCCACTCTTAAAACCCACGATGAAGCGTCAGCCATGTGCATTAAGAAGTGGCCATTGCAATATCCATGCATGCTCATAGGCTGTGATACAATTGAGGAagctgaaaaaagtatttttaagcATTATGTGACACACGGCCTCACCGAGAGATACATCGAAGACCAGAGGAGCCAGTTCATTTTCTGCAAAAAGTACAGATTCAAAGATGCAGACAAACCCGAGGGTGGATCGTGCACGTCCTCAGAGGAGACGGAGCCAGAAGAGGGCGACAAATCCACTGAGCTAAACATAGAAGAGGAAGTTGAAAAAATGGGCCCGGAGGACAGTAAGCTTTCGAACGACGAAAGTGTCGAGTCTCAAGTGTCAACTGGAACAGAGGGCGGAGTTAAAAGAGGGCGTCCCAGAAAACCCGTCAATCCAACACCAGCTTGTCCTGAGAGGATGCAAACCCTTCGCAATCGTACGACTGTTAGCAGCTCAAGAGAGAACTCAAATCCTGGCACCCCTGTAGCCCAAGAACAACAAGAGGAGGCGAACACCATGCCGTCTTTCAAACCTTTAGGACTGGAGGACTCTTTTCTCAAGTTCTTGGAAACTTCCGAATCGGCGCACCCCTGCAAACGCAAACTGAACGACAAGCCCACTGTCGAGTTGCCATCCAAAAGACGCCCAACTCACAAACAGAGGACTGCTTTGAGAACTAAAACAAGCGATTACTTTCGAGGTTGTGAGAAACTGGTAGACTTTAGAAATCCACATAATCTCAAATCAGTGAGCAATGTGAAGATAGTCATGGATAAAACGTTTTCAAACGGTGCTGATCTTTTGCTCAAGCAGCTACAATACATGAAGCCCATGGTCATGATAAAAAAGTGGCTTTACAGCGGATCATAG